From the Serratia nematodiphila DZ0503SBS1 genome, one window contains:
- the fadD gene encoding long-chain-fatty-acid--CoA ligase FadD, with product MDKVWLKRYPADVPAEIDADRYSSLIEMFEHAVQRYADQPAFINMGEVMTFRKLEERSRAFAAYLQNELGLKKGDRVALMMPNLLQYPIALFGILRAGMVVVNVNPLYTPRELEHQLNDSGASAIVIVSNFAHTLEKVVFNTQVKHVILTRMGDQLSAAKGTLVNFVVKYVKRLVPKYNLPDAISFRSALQRGRRLQYVKPDIINADLAFLQYTGGTTGVAKGAMLTHRNMQANLEQAKAAYSPLFREGQELVVTALPLYHIFALTVNCLLFIDLGGRNLLITNPRDIPGLVKELGKYPFTAMSGVNTLFNALLNNEEFHKLDFSTLRFSVGGGMSVQKAVAEKWEKTTGKHLLEGYGLTECAPLVAGNPYDLKHYSGSIGLPVPSTDIRLVDDNGQDVPPGEPGELWVKGPQVMLGYWQRPGATDEVLKDGWLATGDVVTVDEQGFVRIVDRKKDMILVSGFNVYPNEIEDVVSQHPKVLECAAIGVPSEVSGETVKICVVKKDASLTKEELLTHCRRHLTGYKVPKIVEFRDELPKSNVGKILRRELRDELKTPKPADAA from the coding sequence TTGGATAAGGTCTGGTTAAAACGGTATCCGGCAGATGTGCCCGCAGAGATTGATGCCGATCGCTATTCGTCGTTGATCGAAATGTTTGAGCATGCCGTGCAGCGCTATGCCGATCAGCCCGCCTTTATCAATATGGGCGAGGTGATGACCTTCCGCAAACTGGAAGAACGCAGCCGGGCTTTCGCGGCTTACCTGCAAAATGAACTGGGCCTGAAGAAGGGCGACCGCGTCGCACTGATGATGCCTAACCTGTTGCAATACCCCATCGCCCTGTTCGGCATTCTGCGCGCCGGCATGGTGGTGGTCAACGTCAACCCGCTGTATACCCCGCGTGAGCTGGAGCACCAGTTGAACGACAGCGGCGCCAGCGCCATCGTCATCGTGTCCAACTTCGCCCATACGCTGGAAAAAGTGGTGTTCAACACTCAGGTTAAGCACGTGATCCTGACGCGCATGGGCGATCAGCTGTCGGCCGCCAAAGGTACGCTGGTCAACTTCGTGGTCAAGTACGTCAAGCGTCTGGTGCCCAAATACAACCTGCCGGACGCCATTTCATTCCGCAGCGCGCTGCAGCGCGGCCGCCGCCTGCAGTATGTAAAACCGGACATCATTAATGCCGATCTGGCCTTCCTGCAATATACGGGCGGCACCACCGGGGTGGCGAAGGGCGCGATGCTGACGCACCGCAACATGCAGGCCAACCTCGAGCAGGCCAAGGCCGCCTATTCGCCTCTGTTCCGCGAAGGGCAGGAACTGGTGGTGACGGCGTTGCCGCTGTATCACATTTTCGCGCTGACGGTGAACTGCCTGCTGTTTATCGATCTGGGCGGGCGCAATTTGCTGATCACCAACCCACGCGACATTCCAGGGCTGGTGAAAGAACTGGGCAAATATCCGTTCACCGCCATGAGCGGGGTGAATACGCTGTTCAACGCGTTGCTGAACAACGAAGAGTTCCACAAGCTCGATTTCTCTACGCTGCGTTTCTCGGTCGGCGGCGGCATGTCGGTGCAAAAAGCGGTGGCCGAGAAGTGGGAGAAAACCACCGGTAAACACCTGCTGGAAGGTTATGGCCTGACGGAGTGCGCGCCGTTGGTGGCCGGTAACCCTTACGATCTGAAACACTACAGCGGCAGCATCGGCCTGCCGGTGCCGTCGACGGACATTCGTCTGGTGGACGACAATGGCCAGGATGTACCGCCGGGCGAACCGGGCGAACTGTGGGTCAAAGGGCCGCAAGTTATGTTAGGCTATTGGCAGCGCCCGGGCGCCACCGACGAAGTGCTGAAAGATGGCTGGTTGGCGACCGGCGATGTGGTGACCGTAGACGAGCAGGGGTTCGTGCGCATCGTCGACCGCAAGAAAGACATGATCCTGGTCTCCGGTTTCAACGTTTACCCGAACGAGATCGAGGACGTGGTCAGCCAGCATCCGAAAGTGCTGGAATGTGCGGCGATCGGTGTGCCGAGCGAGGTCTCCGGCGAAACGGTGAAGATCTGCGTGGTGAAGAAAGACGCCTCGCTGACCAAGGAAGAGCTGCTGACCCATTGCCGTCGGCACCTGACCGGGTATAAAGTGCCTAAAATTGTTGAGTTCCGCGATGAACTGCCGAAGTCTAACGTCGGCAAGATTTTGCGGCGAGAACTGCGCGATGAGCTAAAAACGCCGAAGCCGGCCGATGCCGCCTAG
- a CDS encoding ATP-dependent DNA helicase: protein MTDDFATDGALAQAIKGFKPREPQRQMAQAVTEAINFKQELVVEAGTGTGKTFAYLAPALRADRKVIISTGSKALQDQLYARDLPTVAKALKYKGKLALLKGRSNYLCLERLEQQSMAGGELAGQTLIDLVQLRKWSSQTKEGDISTCSEVAEDSFVWPLVTSTNDNCLGSDCPLYQDCFVVKARRRAMDADVVVVNHHLFLADMVVKEGGFAELIPEAEVMIFDEAHQIPDIASQYFGQQLTSRQLLDLAKDITIAYRTEVRDAAQLQKSADRLSLSTQDFRLNLGEPGFRGNLRDVLGEPNVQRALLLLDDALELCYDVMKLSLGRSALLDAAFERATLYRARLKRLKAVTEPGYSYWYECNSRHFVLALTPLTVADRFREMLDEKPGSWIFTSATLSVNDQLGHFTERLGLTKAKTLLLPSPFDYAKQALLCVPRFLPSPNQPGGARQLARMLRPLIEANNGRCFFLCTSHQMMRELAEEFRATMTLPVLLQGETSKGQLLAQFVAAGNALLVATSSFWEGVDVRGDALSCVIIDKLPFTSPDDPLLKARIEDCRLRGGDPFNDVQLPDAVITLKQGVGRLIRDTDDRGVLVICDNRLVMRPYGEVFLNSLPPTPRTRDLKQAIAFLQAADTSAT, encoded by the coding sequence GTGACAGACGATTTTGCAACAGACGGCGCATTGGCGCAGGCTATCAAGGGATTCAAACCGCGTGAGCCGCAGCGGCAGATGGCGCAGGCCGTCACCGAAGCGATCAATTTCAAGCAGGAACTGGTGGTGGAAGCCGGCACCGGCACCGGCAAAACCTTCGCTTATCTGGCGCCGGCGTTGCGCGCCGATCGCAAAGTGATCATCTCGACCGGTTCGAAAGCGTTGCAGGATCAGCTGTATGCGCGCGATCTGCCCACCGTCGCCAAGGCGCTGAAGTACAAAGGCAAGCTGGCGCTGCTGAAGGGGCGCTCCAACTACCTGTGTCTGGAGCGTCTTGAGCAGCAGTCGATGGCCGGCGGGGAGCTGGCGGGGCAGACGCTGATCGATTTGGTGCAGCTGCGCAAGTGGTCGTCGCAGACCAAAGAAGGCGACATCAGCACCTGCAGCGAAGTGGCGGAAGACAGCTTCGTCTGGCCATTGGTGACCAGCACCAATGACAACTGTCTCGGCAGCGATTGCCCGCTGTATCAGGATTGCTTCGTGGTTAAAGCGCGCCGCCGCGCGATGGATGCGGATGTGGTGGTGGTGAACCATCACCTGTTCCTGGCGGATATGGTGGTGAAAGAGGGCGGTTTCGCCGAGCTGATCCCGGAAGCCGAGGTGATGATTTTCGATGAGGCGCACCAAATCCCCGACATCGCCAGCCAGTATTTTGGCCAGCAGCTCACCAGCCGCCAATTGTTGGATCTGGCGAAGGACATCACCATCGCCTACCGCACCGAGGTGCGCGATGCCGCCCAACTGCAAAAAAGCGCCGATCGTCTCAGCCTGAGCACGCAAGATTTTCGCCTTAATCTGGGAGAGCCGGGTTTTCGCGGCAATCTGCGTGACGTGCTCGGGGAGCCGAACGTGCAGCGCGCTTTGTTGCTGCTCGATGACGCGCTGGAGCTGTGTTACGACGTCATGAAACTGTCGCTGGGGCGTTCGGCGCTGCTGGATGCCGCCTTTGAGCGCGCCACGCTGTACCGCGCGCGCCTCAAACGCCTCAAGGCGGTGACGGAGCCGGGCTACAGCTATTGGTATGAGTGCAATTCGCGCCACTTCGTGCTGGCGCTGACGCCGTTGACGGTGGCCGATCGTTTCCGCGAAATGCTGGACGAGAAGCCGGGCAGCTGGATCTTTACCTCGGCCACGCTGTCGGTCAACGATCAGCTGGGTCACTTCACCGAACGGTTGGGGCTGACCAAGGCCAAAACGCTGCTGCTGCCGAGCCCGTTCGACTATGCCAAACAGGCGTTGCTGTGCGTGCCGCGCTTTTTGCCTTCGCCGAATCAGCCCGGCGGGGCGCGCCAGCTGGCGCGCATGCTGCGGCCATTAATCGAAGCCAACAACGGCCGCTGCTTCTTCTTGTGCACCTCGCACCAGATGATGCGCGAGCTGGCGGAAGAGTTTCGCGCCACGATGACGCTGCCGGTGCTGTTGCAGGGGGAAACCAGTAAAGGCCAGCTGTTGGCGCAGTTCGTCGCCGCCGGTAACGCGCTGCTGGTGGCGACCAGCAGCTTCTGGGAAGGGGTGGACGTGCGCGGCGATGCGCTGTCCTGCGTCATCATCGATAAACTGCCGTTCACGTCACCGGACGATCCGTTGCTGAAGGCGCGCATTGAAGATTGCCGCCTGCGTGGCGGCGATCCGTTCAATGATGTGCAGTTGCCGGATGCGGTCATCACCCTGAAACAGGGCGTCGGCCGTTTGATCCGCGACACCGACGATCGCGGCGTGCTGGTGATTTGCGATAACCGTCTGGTGATGCGCCCTTACGGCGAGGTGTTCCTCAATAGCCTGCCGCCCACGCCGCGCACCCGCGATCTGAAGCAGGCAATCGCCTTCCTGCAGGCCGCCGACACGTCGGCCACGTGA
- the mdtI gene encoding multidrug/spermidine efflux SMR transporter subunit MdtI, giving the protein MQQFELYHIGFLGLAIVLEIIANIFLKMSDGFRKIWLGLLSLLSVLGAFSALAQAVKGIDLSIAYALWGGFGIAATIAAGWIMFGQRLNAKGWIGLALLLAGMVILKLS; this is encoded by the coding sequence ATGCAACAGTTTGAGTTGTACCATATTGGGTTTCTGGGATTGGCCATCGTGCTGGAAATCATCGCCAACATCTTCCTGAAGATGTCGGACGGCTTCCGTAAAATTTGGCTGGGGCTGTTGTCGCTGCTGTCGGTGCTCGGCGCGTTCAGCGCCCTGGCGCAGGCGGTGAAGGGCATCGATCTGTCGATCGCTTATGCGTTGTGGGGCGGTTTCGGTATCGCCGCCACCATCGCTGCGGGCTGGATCATGTTCGGCCAGCGGTTAAATGCCAAAGGCTGGATCGGCCTGGCGCTGTTGCTGGCGGGGATGGTGATCCTTAAACTGTCCTGA
- the rnd gene encoding ribonuclease D, translating into MNYQLITTDAGLQQVCEQARKHAQIALDTEFVRTRTYYPQLGLIQLYDGEQLSLIDPLPIKQWQPFVDLLADTAVVKFLHAGSEDLEVFLNAFKTLPTPMVDTQILAAFTGRPLSCGFATLVAEYMKVELDKSESRTDWLARPLTERQCVYAAADVFYLLPMAKQLVQETEEAGWTAAANNECLLLCQRRSETLAPALAYREISNAWQLRPRQLGCLQKLAEWRLRQARERDLAVNFVVREENLWQVARYMPSSLGELDSLGLSGPEIRYHGKTLLALVAEAEALDESELPAPLANLIDQPGYKKVFKDIKAAIATVSEQSGLSSELLASRRQINQLLNWHWKLKDGESRPELISGWRGDLLMAPLQDILKDY; encoded by the coding sequence TTGAATTATCAGTTGATCACTACCGATGCCGGATTGCAGCAGGTCTGCGAGCAGGCGAGAAAGCATGCCCAGATTGCGCTGGACACCGAGTTTGTCAGAACGCGCACCTACTATCCGCAGCTGGGCCTGATCCAGCTCTACGACGGTGAACAACTCTCCCTTATCGATCCTCTGCCGATCAAGCAATGGCAGCCGTTTGTCGACCTGCTGGCCGACACCGCCGTGGTGAAGTTCCTGCATGCCGGCAGTGAAGATCTCGAAGTGTTTCTCAACGCCTTTAAAACGCTGCCGACGCCGATGGTCGATACCCAGATCCTGGCGGCCTTTACCGGCCGGCCGCTCTCCTGTGGCTTCGCGACGCTGGTGGCGGAGTACATGAAGGTTGAGCTGGACAAGAGCGAGTCGCGCACCGACTGGCTGGCGCGCCCGCTGACTGAAAGACAGTGCGTGTATGCGGCCGCCGACGTGTTCTATCTGCTGCCGATGGCTAAACAGTTGGTGCAGGAGACCGAAGAGGCCGGTTGGACCGCGGCGGCCAATAACGAGTGCCTGCTGCTGTGCCAGCGCCGTAGCGAGACGCTGGCGCCGGCATTGGCCTACCGCGAAATCAGCAACGCCTGGCAGCTGCGCCCGCGTCAGCTCGGTTGTCTGCAGAAGTTGGCGGAATGGCGGCTGCGCCAGGCGCGTGAGCGCGATCTGGCGGTGAACTTTGTGGTGCGTGAGGAGAACCTGTGGCAGGTGGCGCGCTATATGCCGTCTTCGCTGGGAGAACTGGATTCGCTGGGTCTGAGCGGGCCGGAGATCCGTTATCACGGTAAAACGCTGCTGGCGCTGGTGGCGGAGGCCGAAGCGCTGGACGAGTCCGAGTTGCCGGCGCCGTTGGCCAACCTTATCGATCAGCCGGGCTACAAGAAGGTGTTCAAAGACATCAAGGCGGCGATCGCCACCGTCAGCGAGCAAAGCGGGTTGAGCAGCGAGCTGTTGGCATCCCGTCGCCAAATTAACCAATTGTTGAACTGGCATTGGAAACTGAAGGACGGCGAAAGTCGCCCTGAATTAATCAGCGGCTGGCGCGGCGATTTATTAATGGCGCCGTTGCAGGACATCCTGAAAGATTATTAA
- a CDS encoding RidA family protein gives MNIERIDPDQRWSEAVVHNETVYYTSVPENLDDDATAQTANALAAIDVLLARVGSDKSRILDATIFLANTADFAAMNAAWDAWVVAGSAPVRCTVQAQLMNPKYKVEIKIIAAL, from the coding sequence ATGAATATCGAAAGAATTGATCCCGATCAGCGCTGGTCCGAAGCCGTGGTGCACAACGAGACCGTTTACTATACCAGCGTGCCGGAGAACCTGGATGATGACGCGACCGCGCAGACCGCCAACGCCCTTGCAGCCATCGACGTGCTGCTGGCGCGCGTAGGCTCGGATAAAAGCCGCATTTTGGACGCCACCATCTTCCTGGCCAATACCGCCGACTTCGCCGCGATGAACGCCGCCTGGGACGCCTGGGTGGTTGCCGGCAGCGCGCCGGTACGCTGCACCGTGCAGGCGCAGCTGATGAATCCGAAATATAAAGTGGAAATCAAAATCATCGCCGCGCTGTAA
- a CDS encoding Slp family lipoprotein — translation MLIRTASKKLSLLAVACGALVLSGCVTVPDAIKGSSPTPVTQLSSVQNAPNLFTGAEARFGGTVVNVANEQGRTLLEIAAVPLDSGARPILGEPSNGRLLATVNGFLEPVDFKGQLVTVVGPITGLKEGRIGMTPYRFVTMNVTGFKRWHLVQQVVMPPAPMGPWGWRGGPWGPGWGAGYGWYNPGPAQVQTIVTE, via the coding sequence ATGTTAATCCGCACTGCAAGTAAAAAGCTGTCGCTGCTGGCCGTCGCCTGCGGCGCGCTGGTTTTATCCGGGTGCGTCACCGTACCGGATGCGATCAAAGGCTCCAGCCCTACGCCGGTGACTCAGCTGTCCTCGGTACAAAATGCACCCAACCTGTTTACCGGCGCGGAAGCCCGTTTCGGCGGCACCGTGGTAAACGTCGCCAACGAACAAGGGCGCACGCTGCTGGAGATAGCGGCGGTGCCGCTCGACAGCGGTGCGCGGCCGATACTGGGTGAACCGTCGAACGGTCGCTTGCTGGCCACGGTGAACGGCTTCCTCGAACCGGTCGATTTCAAAGGCCAACTGGTGACCGTCGTCGGCCCTATCACCGGCCTGAAAGAGGGGCGGATCGGCATGACGCCGTATCGCTTCGTAACGATGAACGTGACCGGTTTCAAGCGCTGGCATCTGGTGCAGCAGGTGGTGATGCCGCCGGCGCCGATGGGCCCTTGGGGCTGGCGCGGAGGTCCGTGGGGACCCGGTTGGGGCGCAGGCTATGGCTGGTACAACCCTGGCCCGGCACAGGTGCAAACCATCGTAACCGAGTAG
- the tsaB gene encoding tRNA (adenosine(37)-N6)-threonylcarbamoyltransferase complex dimerization subunit type 1 TsaB: MSTRILAIDTATEACSVAVWNQGEIHALFELCPREHTQRILPMVQQVLAESGLALNQLDALAFGRGPGSFTGVRIGIGIAQGLALGADLPMIGVSTLQTMAQGAWRVSGAERVLAAIDARMGEVYWGQFERQADGRWLESESEAVLSPAQALERAQRLQGEWAHVGTGWQTYPDLVKGSALSVRDGQMLLPQAEDMLPLALQAWQEGLAVAVENAEPTYLRNEVTWKKLPGRD, encoded by the coding sequence ATGTCCACGCGAATTTTAGCGATCGATACCGCGACGGAAGCCTGTTCCGTCGCCGTCTGGAATCAAGGCGAAATCCACGCCCTGTTTGAGCTGTGCCCACGCGAGCATACGCAACGAATTTTACCTATGGTGCAGCAGGTGCTGGCGGAATCCGGTCTGGCGCTCAACCAGCTCGATGCGCTGGCCTTCGGCCGTGGCCCCGGCAGCTTTACCGGGGTGCGCATCGGTATTGGCATCGCTCAAGGCCTGGCGCTGGGCGCCGATCTGCCGATGATCGGCGTTTCCACGCTGCAAACCATGGCGCAGGGCGCCTGGCGCGTCAGCGGCGCGGAGCGTGTGCTGGCGGCGATCGATGCGCGCATGGGCGAGGTCTACTGGGGGCAGTTCGAACGCCAGGCGGACGGCCGCTGGTTGGAAAGCGAAAGCGAGGCCGTGCTGTCGCCGGCGCAGGCGCTGGAGCGTGCGCAGCGCCTGCAGGGCGAATGGGCCCATGTTGGCACCGGGTGGCAAACCTATCCCGACTTGGTCAAGGGTTCCGCGTTGAGCGTACGTGACGGCCAAATGCTGTTGCCGCAGGCGGAAGACATGCTGCCGCTGGCGCTGCAGGCCTGGCAAGAAGGGCTGGCGGTAGCGGTGGAAAACGCCGAGCCGACCTATCTGCGCAATGAAGTCACCTGGAAAAAACTGCCGGGCCGCGACTGA
- the minE gene encoding cell division topological specificity factor MinE, protein MALLDFFLSRKKQTANIAKERLQIIVAERRRGDSEPPYLPDLKRDILAVICKYIQIDPEMLHVQFEQKGDDISVLELNVTLPESEEAAK, encoded by the coding sequence ATGGCCTTATTAGACTTCTTTCTGTCCCGCAAAAAACAGACAGCCAATATAGCCAAGGAACGGCTGCAGATTATCGTCGCTGAGCGTCGCCGCGGGGACAGTGAGCCCCCGTATCTACCTGATTTGAAACGCGATATTCTGGCGGTTATTTGCAAATACATTCAGATCGATCCTGAAATGCTGCACGTGCAGTTCGAGCAGAAAGGGGACGATATTTCGGTACTTGAACTTAACGTGACATTGCCGGAATCGGAAGAAGCAGCTAAATGA
- the mdtJ gene encoding multidrug/spermidine efflux SMR transporter subunit MdtJ, with translation MIYWIFLGLAIMTEIIGTLSMKYASVNGGMIGHIVMYVMITASYVLLSVAVKRVALGVAYALWEGIGILFITLFSVLWFDEPISALKVLGLATLIAGIMLVKSGTRKERKQVSPRGDNHATV, from the coding sequence ATGATTTATTGGATCTTTTTAGGTTTGGCCATCATGACCGAAATCATCGGCACCTTGTCGATGAAATACGCCAGCGTCAATGGCGGCATGATTGGGCATATCGTGATGTACGTGATGATCACCGCGTCTTATGTGTTGTTGTCAGTAGCGGTAAAACGCGTGGCGTTGGGCGTGGCCTATGCGCTGTGGGAAGGCATCGGCATTCTGTTCATCACCCTGTTCAGCGTGCTGTGGTTCGACGAGCCGATTTCGGCGCTGAAGGTGCTGGGTCTGGCTACGCTGATCGCCGGCATCATGCTGGTGAAATCCGGCACCCGCAAAGAGCGAAAACAGGTCAGCCCGCGAGGTGACAACCATGCAACAGTTTGA